The following DNA comes from Ooceraea biroi isolate clonal line C1 chromosome 11, Obir_v5.4, whole genome shotgun sequence.
TCACGTTTATTACGACGGATAACTCCATAAAACGGCACAAATGTCTCGTGCGCGCGGTGTTGCACATTACATGTACGTGTGCGCGTGTCAGATGGAAAAGAAATTGAGCATAGGTTGTCATACATCTTCTCTCTTATCTCTTGCGGTCGTTTGATCCGCTGCGACGGGAACGAGATCGACGGCTATAACTGCCACTGCGGGAACGTTTTGATCTGAGACAGAATGCATTGAGAggatattaaattaacagTAAGAGAAACGTTTGCGTTAACTGCAAGTTACATGCATAGAATTTTgctaattttgtattaatttttactcgtttaagatttaaatttaaattactaaAAGAACAAACTTCTACAGATTCTACTATattgatattacaaaatttacaaacCTTTTTCCACGACTATGACTGCGAGATCGTGACTTCCTTCTGTCCCTGTCTctgcgatcgcgatcgcgatcgcgttcACGATCACGATCACGATCTCGGGTACGGTCACGGTCACCACGGTCACGGTCGCGTTCACGGTCGCGGTCGCGATCGCGGTCACGATCGTGATCGCGGTCACGGTCTCTAAAGCCTAATCCTCCACGGTTTCTGTCCCTGTCACGATCTCTGTCGCGGTCCTCCCTGTCTCTGTCACGTCTCCTGTCGAGCATAGACTCGCGCTTCTCTTTGCGCCTCTCCTCGACCGTCTTCTGAAGCTCGGCGAGTTTCTCGCGGATCTTGATGAAGCCCAGATGCAATTTACCACCAAAGTGATCGGCCAACCGCCTATCGTTGTCGTGTATGCCGAGATATGCGCTACACACTTCACATACACGTAATTTCTGTTGCTGATAACTTGACGCTGGCATACTGTTTCGATATTCCTGCTCGGCTTCGTTCTTCTTCTTACGCAGCTCGTCGATCTCGCCCATCAGCTTCATCGACTCCTCGACGAAGCCTTCTTCGCCGAGTTGCTCGGCCTTGGCTAGTTTCTTACCAATCTCTTCGGCGAGCACGTGGACGTTGTTCGCTTTCGCTGCCACCTCCGCGCTCAGCTCTTCCTGCGTCTCGGCCAATCGTTGCTTAGCCTGCTCCGTACGACGGTCGCAGTCGGCGATAAAGTTCTGAAGGTGCTCCATTGCCTGGagatttaaaagataaaatgtaattacgcTCGATTGTACCGGCAGAACCTGCCATAAATTATAGCATGCAAATtgtatataacaattataactTTTGCAGATGACAAACTAATACTCACATCGATGTCGTAAAAATGATCTCGCTTCTTTTGCGCAGCCTCGTAGTCGGCCCGTAGGGCCAAGTCGTGAATCTGGGGGCATTCTCCCAGGTCCATGCGCTACGATTTACAAACAGATTCTGTATTAGATTAAGCTCGTCACGTACGCGGGGCCTTATCGATTCTATGCGTATTACGAGTTAGACCCTCCCCAACTTTGCATTTACAAGATATACTCTTACTTGACAGGAATATATAACGTACTTGGTCGCGTTAATTGCGACTGGAAATTAACATTGAATCGATAATCtaggagagagacagagatcaTATGACAAAGATTCAGAGCTTATCGCCTGTATCCTTAGGATAAGACGGTTTCCAAtaggtttttcttttttttttctttttacatgaaCTCACAGAGATGTCAGTTCGTCTTCCTGCACGGGCTAGACAGAACGTACAATGATAAAGCGAGCCGATTGATCAGTCTGATCGATCTGGTATCGCGTATAAAGTAGAAATGCAGTTTGTACAGATAAATAGTTTGTTGTTTTCACTTACAGGGTGGCAACAGTTCTCCGCCTGACACGAGAATGCGATGGCAATGAAGCTATAATCAGCACACATCTTAAGTTCATAATGTTCACTCTTTCTACGAGAAAGAACTTACAGCTTATAATGGTTTATTATACTAATTTACGTACGGCACGAATTATGTCTTACGTTGGCTGCTGAACGGATTTTAGGAAAAACGGATTCAATACGTACATATCCAATGGTTGAAGGAAATTTTTCTAATGGAACTGCCGCTTGTTGTACTAATCCGCCTAATCACACATCTCTCTGCGTCATGCcacctctctctttttctcttgtcgACACGTTTGGGTGTTGCAAATTGCCAGAGCAAGTACCGCGCAAGCGAGACAACCCGAGGAAACCCGAGAAACTTGGCTAAAAACGTTCTTGATCGTCGCGAGGCTGCTCACGGATGTAATTTGAGATCCGCATCATTTCATACCGATTCAGAGAGTCGCGATCATAGAATCGGCATCGAAATTGGACAACGAGCGAGAAATCCGCGTTACTCGAGCGGCCAGATCGGACGTATTTGTCGTTCTTTGTATTCTTTGGCAGATCCGGAGGATCATGATTCACCGACAGACTCCCGCGGAGGAGCCAACAACGAGCCGAACGGTTCTTGGCAATTCGCAAATCTTACTTACAGATCACTGCTTCATTTCCTGCACCCATACTTCCGTAGgctgatattttttttctcacacACATTCTCAAAGTAAACTTCTCATTCCTACCTGCCGTAAACGGCATTATTAGTAAGAAGCGACATTAAGACATCGTCTCATGAATCAGCATGACGCTACTCACCGATTCACTGTTTACAGGCCGTTTCGGGGGTCTGGGAATTTATCGTTCGGCATTACTCAGCCTCACCACCGTGTGGAATACCGGTAGAGGGGCTGAGGTAATCGCCCGCCTTTGCGTCTCATATCgaattaatatatagatatagatatagatatgcatatatatatgtatatctagcACTTGAATTATGGTAAAGGTAATCAAATTGTAGGTGTAATACGTACGTCCTCTTCTCGTTTTCAGTACTTACAGTAACGCGCGTGTGAGAGTGACAAGTACAACACGGACATATGAGCGGACAATACTCGCAACAATATTGTACAATGGATCTGATTGGAATTGCTTTTTCCAGAGACTCTGGAAATAGAACTGTAGTTACGTTGACATTAGTGGATCTGCATATCAGCACACTTCTTGTTTCGAGCGATTGCCGttagtatttttttttaactttcttTTTGCTTTTACTTTCGTTCTCTAAttccgtttctcttttttctttatcgcgACTTTGACATTTCTCATTGTGGAAATTCTATCGCGCGAGACCTTCAGGGGTGTTTGCTATTTTCCATTGTTACGTCCGCTTCCTAATCCTCATTTTCGATCGAGTCATCTCCACTGTCcgcttgaaatattatttaagagGTATATCAAGATTATTACACATCATTATTGGCAGAATGCATTCTCTatcgtttttaaaaaatactgtaaaaatcaaagaggaaaaggaatatattaatcagaaataataaatccgACCGAGAAACAAAATCTTTAGCTTTCTTATTTCTCTTGAATAAGAATTGTTGAATAAACTTAACAAGAAAGAGCATCTTCCACGAGAGCCCAACATCAATCAATGCCAACAGCAGATCCTTGAAACCTACGTAAGCAAGGGTGCTTATGTAAATTCTGATACCTGTGGATGACATCGAGAACCGAgttattaaagattaaatgGCAATTTCCCTTGGAGTAAACACCGACACGTTTCCCGAGCAAGGAACTTTCCTATATAACTTGTCCGAGAGAAAACTTCTGAAGCGTTTAACATAAAGTGTAACAGGCGTAGAAATAACTTGACACAGTTACTTCGGACAGCGGGGATGCACGTGTCCGTCGGAGCATCGATTTTATTGTCGCAAAACTCGAGGCGCGAGGTCGTCAAATGAGGGCGATTCAGACTGCATATACGGAAACGTAGCGAACACCCCTGTGACCAATTCGCACAAGATGCGAAGCAGTGCCGCGGAACGCTTTCATAGTTCGCGCGTTATGATTGATGCATGtcgttttaatgaaaatgttgCTCGATCGACCGCATATATGCTGGATGTTATCGCGGCAGTATCAGCCGCAGTCATCTGTGTTTCCCCAATTTCACTGTGTGTGATAAGGGTTGCAGTAGTATTCTCAGTATACATTTATTAGATGCATATATCTACGGATTTCTCTCACGCTCTGGGAATTAGAACGAGCAATATCATGTCCGTAGTCTGCACACGCGAAAACAAAGGAAGAAACGAATTTGCCAAACGTATGATGTTCACCTACTTCCAAGTCTCAAAGAACGCGTATTGGTCGTTCTAAGCCCAGAGGCTTCACAACAATATGATGAACACGCCTGCCCCGTGTTACGCTTCGACGGTATCCAGTGTGAATTGATCGTAATCAATTCCTGAGATTATGTAGATCGGACAAGTAAGACGAAACGCTTTCCCTTCGCATTGCTCCTCCGTTAAAATCGCTTATTAAGATCTACGACGTTCTTATCATCTATCATATATTCTTAACGCTTATGGTACTGAGCACACCGATTGGCACAGGTAAAAAAAAGCGCTAACGCACAATCAAATGCCTCATGATGCACATGGATCTATCTGTTCAATTCTTCTAAGCTCTATATGCATGGAAGCATCGTTACGCGCGTGATTTCCAAGTCTTACTATGGCCCTGTCTCAACAAATGTGCACATTTTATCGACCAGTAAGTCATAAAATTGCGTATTCAAATACTTTTCAAATTTCTCCGAAACAGCTAACTAGTGCGTTCTTTGtattttctacttaattttaaatatgaaatatactcTTTCCGTACAATGTAAAAGTACTATCGTTAATCGTGTAATGTGTATGTGGTGCTAAACAAGTCAGTATGCATTCGAATTTATGGTAGGAAAGCGGTAAGACGGGTGTTGCCTCCATCAATTTAGTGTCCCTTATGCcgtaaaatctagatttttaGATCACTAAACTTGACGGGTAATTAGCGATATTAACGCGTCATAAAAAAGTGAAACAAGTTAGGAGACCTGTGCAGCGATCAAATGTTGTATATACTTTATACAAAGTTCTCTTGAGGAAATAGtaatcaatttaaaatttattaattaaaatattaatcaataaatgtTAAG
Coding sequences within:
- the LOC105278032 gene encoding putative RNA-binding protein Luc7-like 2 isoform X1, with translation MTAHDQMRAMLDQLMGTGRNGENNKFQVKYSDSKVCKSFLLACCPHEILSSTRMDLGECPQIHDLALRADYEAAQKKRDHFYDIDAMEHLQNFIADCDRRTEQAKQRLAETQEELSAEVAAKANNVHVLAEEIGKKLAKAEQLGEEGFVEESMKLMGEIDELRKKKNEAEQEYRNSMPASSYQQQKLRVCEVCSAYLGIHDNDRRLADHFGGKLHLGFIKIREKLAELQKTVEERRKEKRESMLDRRRDRDREDRDRDRDRDRNRGGLGFRDRDRDHDRDRDRDRDRERDRDRGDRDRTRDRDRDRERDRDRDRRDRDRRKSRSRSHSRGKRSKRSRSGSYSRRSRSRRSGSNDRKR
- the LOC105278032 gene encoding putative RNA-binding protein Luc7-like 2 isoform X2 translates to MVHLFDFPSFACCQSESQGENNKFQVKYSDSKVCKSFLLACCPHEILSSTRMDLGECPQIHDLALRADYEAAQKKRDHFYDIDAMEHLQNFIADCDRRTEQAKQRLAETQEELSAEVAAKANNVHVLAEEIGKKLAKAEQLGEEGFVEESMKLMGEIDELRKKKNEAEQEYRNSMPASSYQQQKLRVCEVCSAYLGIHDNDRRLADHFGGKLHLGFIKIREKLAELQKTVEERRKEKRESMLDRRRDRDREDRDRDRDRDRNRGGLGFRDRDRDHDRDRDRDRDRERDRDRGDRDRTRDRDRDRERDRDRDRRDRDRRKSRSRSHSRGKRSKRSRSGSYSRRSRSRRSGSNDRKR
- the LOC105278032 gene encoding putative RNA-binding protein Luc7-like 2 isoform X3 gives rise to the protein MCADYSFIAIAFSCQAENCCHPRMDLGECPQIHDLALRADYEAAQKKRDHFYDIDAMEHLQNFIADCDRRTEQAKQRLAETQEELSAEVAAKANNVHVLAEEIGKKLAKAEQLGEEGFVEESMKLMGEIDELRKKKNEAEQEYRNSMPASSYQQQKLRVCEVCSAYLGIHDNDRRLADHFGGKLHLGFIKIREKLAELQKTVEERRKEKRESMLDRRRDRDREDRDRDRDRDRNRGGLGFRDRDRDHDRDRDRDRDRERDRDRGDRDRTRDRDRDRERDRDRDRRDRDRRKSRSRSHSRGKRSKRSRSGSYSRRSRSRRSGSNDRKR
- the LOC105278032 gene encoding putative RNA-binding protein Luc7-like 1 isoform X4 → MDLGECPQIHDLALRADYEAAQKKRDHFYDIDAMEHLQNFIADCDRRTEQAKQRLAETQEELSAEVAAKANNVHVLAEEIGKKLAKAEQLGEEGFVEESMKLMGEIDELRKKKNEAEQEYRNSMPASSYQQQKLRVCEVCSAYLGIHDNDRRLADHFGGKLHLGFIKIREKLAELQKTVEERRKEKRESMLDRRRDRDREDRDRDRDRDRNRGGLGFRDRDRDHDRDRDRDRDRERDRDRGDRDRTRDRDRDRERDRDRDRRDRDRRKSRSRSHSRGKRSKRSRSGSYSRRSRSRRSGSNDRKR